One Gimesia aquarii DNA segment encodes these proteins:
- a CDS encoding ribonucleoside-diphosphate reductase subunit alpha: protein MIRAQTEWIVTKRGGRKASFDASLIGRAISNAFRAELNLAENQPLDDEIRMEIPEMVESVANEIASAASSESGIEVEKIQDVVEMTLMRQGHYRIARRYIVYRAERAKLRALRATDDLVEESETIKSATPRFHVVLMDGSKVAFDESRILARLSEACRGLGDICSAEELLEEVMRSIFDGISVGELYRAMILAARTRIECDPAYDTVASRLMLKIIYNDALGNAPADVDELNQLYVDRFEQFLSDGIEAKRLTPDLNKFDLKRISDALKPERDHLFQYLGLQAIFDRYLLHIDGRRIETPQYFWMRVSMGLAIQESEDATGRAIEFYNILSTFRFTSATPTLFNSATLHPQLSSCYLSTVNDDLDHIFKCVADNAKLSKWAGGLGNDWTQIRATNSHINGTNGQSQGVIPFLKVVNDTAVAVNQGGKRKGAVCSYLETWHMDVEEFLDLRKNTGDDRRRTHDMHTANWIPDLFMRRVREDGDWTLFSPDSVPDLHDLYGHAFEERYVEYEKMTETGEIDFFRRVSAVELWRKMLTRLFETGHPWITWKDPSNLRSPQDHVGVVHSSNLCTEILLNTSRDETAVCNLGSVNLKLHIVDGQLDLGMLEETVRTAMRMLDNVIDINYYPTPEARNSNTSHRPVGLGVMGFQDALLAQGISYASMQAVEFADASMEAISYFAILASSELAGERGSYGSYTGSKWDRGLLPIDTLDLHEKERGYPIEVDRQTRLDWQVVRDAIAQKGMRNSNVMAIAPTATISTIIGVSQSIEPSYKHLYVKSNLSGEFTQVNRQLVDDLKERGLWDPDMLEALKYYDGSVSEIDRIPDDLKARYLTAFEVDPKWVIECAAHRQKWIDMGQSLNLYLAEPSGKKLNEMYMLAWERGLKTTYYLRTLAATQVEKSTVDVNKFGIQPRWMKSTSASGDIQVDREAAATLVTPGESCNLDGDCEACQ from the coding sequence ATGATTCGAGCGCAAACAGAATGGATCGTCACGAAGCGTGGAGGTAGAAAAGCCTCATTTGATGCTTCACTGATCGGTCGGGCAATTTCCAACGCGTTCCGCGCGGAACTGAATCTTGCAGAAAATCAGCCACTTGATGATGAGATCCGGATGGAGATTCCGGAAATGGTTGAGTCGGTTGCCAATGAAATAGCATCAGCAGCCAGTAGTGAATCTGGTATTGAAGTCGAAAAAATTCAAGATGTTGTCGAGATGACACTGATGCGACAGGGGCACTATCGAATTGCCCGTCGTTACATCGTTTACCGTGCAGAACGCGCCAAGTTGCGTGCATTACGGGCTACAGATGATCTGGTAGAAGAGTCGGAAACAATCAAGTCGGCGACTCCCCGATTTCATGTTGTTCTCATGGATGGCTCAAAGGTCGCCTTTGATGAATCACGTATTTTGGCTCGTCTTTCAGAAGCTTGTCGCGGTTTGGGAGATATCTGCTCGGCTGAGGAATTGCTGGAAGAGGTGATGCGTTCTATTTTCGATGGGATTTCTGTCGGAGAATTGTATCGCGCCATGATTTTGGCTGCCCGGACGCGCATCGAGTGTGACCCTGCTTACGATACCGTAGCCTCGCGATTGATGTTGAAGATTATCTATAACGACGCTTTGGGAAATGCGCCCGCTGACGTCGATGAATTAAATCAACTGTACGTGGATCGTTTCGAACAGTTTCTGAGTGATGGAATTGAAGCAAAGCGACTGACTCCCGATCTGAATAAATTCGATTTAAAACGGATCAGCGACGCTCTGAAACCAGAACGGGATCACCTGTTTCAATACTTGGGGCTACAGGCGATTTTTGATCGTTATTTATTGCACATTGATGGGCGACGTATTGAAACCCCTCAATATTTCTGGATGCGTGTTTCGATGGGACTTGCTATTCAGGAGTCAGAAGATGCGACTGGACGCGCGATTGAGTTTTATAATATTCTCTCCACGTTCCGATTCACATCGGCAACGCCGACACTGTTTAACTCTGCTACGTTGCACCCCCAGTTGAGTTCCTGTTATCTCTCCACAGTCAATGATGATCTGGATCACATTTTCAAATGTGTCGCCGACAATGCCAAGCTGTCTAAGTGGGCCGGCGGTCTGGGTAATGACTGGACTCAAATCCGGGCAACAAATTCGCACATTAATGGTACGAATGGGCAAAGTCAGGGAGTGATTCCATTCCTGAAGGTCGTCAACGATACAGCTGTTGCCGTTAACCAGGGAGGCAAGCGCAAAGGCGCTGTTTGTTCCTATCTGGAAACATGGCACATGGATGTCGAAGAGTTTCTCGACCTGCGTAAGAATACAGGTGATGATCGACGACGTACCCATGACATGCATACTGCTAACTGGATTCCCGACCTGTTTATGCGTCGTGTACGTGAAGATGGCGATTGGACTTTATTTAGCCCTGACAGTGTGCCTGATCTGCATGATCTTTATGGTCATGCGTTCGAAGAGCGTTATGTCGAATATGAAAAAATGACAGAGACCGGTGAAATCGATTTCTTCCGTCGCGTTTCGGCTGTGGAACTGTGGCGTAAGATGCTGACCCGTCTGTTCGAAACAGGTCATCCCTGGATTACCTGGAAAGATCCTTCTAACCTGCGTTCGCCTCAGGATCATGTGGGGGTTGTTCACAGCAGTAACCTGTGTACTGAGATTCTGTTGAATACATCACGGGATGAAACCGCGGTTTGTAACCTGGGTTCGGTAAACCTGAAGTTGCATATTGTGGATGGTCAGCTTGATCTGGGAATGTTGGAAGAGACCGTTCGTACTGCGATGCGGATGCTCGATAATGTGATTGATATCAATTACTATCCGACTCCGGAAGCACGGAATTCTAATACCAGCCATCGTCCAGTTGGGCTGGGAGTGATGGGCTTCCAGGATGCTCTTCTCGCGCAGGGAATTAGTTATGCCAGCATGCAGGCTGTTGAGTTTGCCGATGCCAGTATGGAAGCGATTTCTTACTTTGCAATTCTGGCTTCTTCCGAATTGGCGGGAGAACGTGGTAGCTATGGGTCTTATACCGGTTCTAAATGGGATCGTGGCCTGCTGCCGATTGATACGCTTGATCTACATGAAAAAGAACGAGGATATCCAATTGAAGTGGATCGACAGACCCGCCTGGACTGGCAGGTTGTCCGGGATGCCATTGCTCAAAAGGGGATGCGTAACAGTAACGTGATGGCAATTGCTCCCACAGCCACCATCTCAACGATCATTGGTGTTTCTCAATCGATCGAACCTTCCTACAAACATTTGTATGTGAAGAGTAACTTGTCTGGAGAGTTTACTCAGGTTAATCGTCAACTGGTTGATGATTTGAAAGAGCGTGGACTCTGGGACCCAGACATGTTGGAAGCACTCAAGTATTATGATGGCTCAGTTTCAGAAATTGATCGTATTCCCGATGATCTGAAAGCCCGTTATCTGACGGCATTTGAAGTCGATCCTAAGTGGGTTATTGAGTGTGCCGCCCATCGCCAGAAATGGATTGATATGGGACAGTCACTGAATTTGTATTTAGCAGAACCCTCCGGCAAAAAGCTAAATGAAATGTATATGCTGGCTTGGGAACGTGGGTTGAAGACGACCTACTATCTGCGAACGCTGGCAGCCACTCAAGTTGAGAAATCAACTGTGGATGTTAATAAGTTTGGAATTCAGCCTCGCTGGATGAAAAGCACAAGTGCATCAGGCGATATTCAGGTTGATCGAGAGGCGGCAGCAACGCTGGTGACTCCTGGTGAATCCTGTAATCTTGATGGCGATTGCGAAGCGTGTCAGTAA